In Kwoniella pini CBS 10737 chromosome 4, complete sequence, one DNA window encodes the following:
- a CDS encoding calcium/proton exchanger, whose amino-acid sequence MPTQETTPLLGSNRGHDASSAPPFNPLKSTRYLLLGSWMNLLLVAVPLSFIADLLHWPAAARFATSFLAIVPLAKTLGGLLNATFGNAVELIVAIAALVQNELRLVQTSLLGSVLSGFFYSESTFQVTAAQASSSLMTLACITLILPAAYHASSTEEAQNIVKTLLDDGAPDPADASLRGLLILSRGTSIILLLTYVGYLYFQLRTHAQLFEAEEVENEEAEVASMDQWSAAGWLVIITVITAFCADILVGSIDETAQQWHIPKSVGSSIQIAAGMIPLLVIIAWPLHKNLTLFFANFETIVLFVSVMLVNLLLQDGRTNYMEGVMLMSLYLVIALSYLV is encoded by the exons ATGCCTACTCAAGAGACCACTCCTCTGCTAGGCTCAAATCGAGGTCATGATGCCTCGTCCGCACCGCCGTTCAACCCGCTCAAGTCTACTCGATACCTCCTGCTTGGCTCATGGATGAACCTCCTGCTCGTTGCGGTGCCCTTATCTTTCATCG CGGACCTGTTACACTGGCCCGCGGCCGCCCGTTTCGCTACCTCCTTCTTGGCCATCGTGCCACTTGCAAAG ACACTTGGTGGTCTCCTCAATGCTACTTTCGGCAATGCTGTGGAGCTCATCGTCGCTATCGCTGCGCTTGTGCAAA ATGAGCTTCGATTGGTCCAAACCTCTCTTCTTGGAAGTGTTCT TTCCGGATTCTTCTACTCCGAATCAACGTTCCAGGTCACCGCGGCCCAAGCAAGTTCGTCTCTCATGACCCTGGCTTGCATCACCTTGATCTTGCCCGCAGCAT ATCACGCATCAAGTACTGAGGAGGCTCAAAACATTGTCAAGACTCTGCTTGACGATGGCGCTCCTGATCCCGCTGATGCTTCACTCCGAGGCCTTCTGATCCTTTCTCGGGGCACCTCAATCATTTTGCTGCTCACCTACGTCGGCTACCTCTACTTCCAGCTCCGAACCCACGCTCAGCTCTTCGAAGCTGAGGAAGTGGAGAACGAGGAGGCTGAAGTCGCTTCGATGGATCAATGGAGTGCTGCCGGCTGGCTCGTTATCATCACAGTGATTACCGCCTTCTGTGCCGATATTCTTGTCGGTAGTATCGACGAGACCGCCCAACAGTGGCACATCCCCAAGAG TGTGGGGTCCAGTATCCAGATTGCAGCGGGGATGATTCCTCTCCTCGTCATAATCGCTTGGCCCTTGCACAAAAACCTGACACTCTTCTTC GCAAACTTTGAAACCATCGTTTTATTTGTGTCCGTCATGCTCGTCAAcctgcttcttcaagacG GTCGAACAAACTACATGGAAGGTGTCATGT TGATGTCCCTCTACTTGGTCATTGCTCTAAGTTACCTCGTTTGA